The stretch of DNA GAAGCTCTGTCAGGGCATCTCTCCATAACAGGAAAGACGGGGACAGGAAAATCAAGTTATCTGCGTTTCCTGATCAAGAACATGGACAGCATCGATGGAAATATGGTTATTATTGATCCGCATGGAACGCTTATGGATTCAGTATACGCATCTGAAAGAGAGATCGTCTATGTCGGCACTGACAGCGTCAGATCTGGAGATAGCGATATCAAAATAATGATGAACGTGCTCGATCAGGATGCGGATCCGGATATGACAGCCGGCTGGATCAGATCCATATTTTCCTCCTCATCATTCTCAAATAATACATGGGGGCCCAGGTTGGATGTGATGTTCAGATCCGTCCTTTCTGAATTCATTAAAAATACGGAGAAGCCCACGCTTTCAAAATTTTTCAGCATAATGGCAACTCCAGTCAAGACTAGATCTTTTGTATCAGAGCTGAGAGATGGACCGGTGAAGGATCTCATCAGTGGATTCATATCCGATAGATCCTACTGGAGAGAATATTCAGCTTCTACTCTGAACAAGATACTTCCGATTATATCATCGGACAGGATCTATCCCCTCGTATCATCTGAGAGATCGCTCGATCTTTATTCCATTATGTCTGAATCGGGCAAGCTGGTATTTGTTGATGTCTCCAAGGGGAAGATACCCCCGGATGCCTCATCGCAGGTTTCATATCTCATGCTTATGAAGATATGGTTCGATTCAATCAAGCGCTACGAAGCGGGCAAAATCGTCAATACATACATATTTGTGGACGAGGCGCAGAACATTCCTGCCGGAATACTTGAAACCGTCCTGAGCGAGGGAAGAAAGTATGGAATGCGCCTTGTTCTGTCTAATCAGTATATGGATCAGGCGTCCTCATATCAGGCAGCACTCTTCGGAAACGTCAGGAATTATATTTCGTTTCAGGTTTCCCCAGCCGACGCCGCCTTGCTTTCCAGGACTGCCAAGGAGGATCAAAGAAAAAGAATGATGAGCGTACTAACTGAGCAGCATCTGCATAAATTTGTTGTCTGGTCCAGTGACCAGATGATAGCGCCAACCTCGCTTTCCTTCATTCCGCCTGATGTCGTCAAAGACGATAGGATACGAAGAAGCATTTTGAAATATGGTTTTTCAATGGAAAAAAGACAGGAAACCGAGACCAAGATCACCTTGCATTCGCAACTTATAATGGATTTTGCACGATACCTATATGAAAACGGAATTAATGTGCAGTTTGGGCATTTCTCCAACCTGATACCTGATATGCATTTTTACCTCGGAGGATCCGTATACATAGTAGAATCAGAAATTTCCGATCTTCAGCATCCAGATCGCGTACTAGAGAAGATTCGAAATTATAGGAATTTCAACCTCATATTCATCACCGATGGGGACAGAATCGTGGATCTATACGATCTGATCTTCAAAAGGAGAGATATACAGAGCGATGGAACAATAAATTTTGGTGGTTCTGTCAAAGCACATATATCGGATCTCTCGGGGATATTCGAGAGGATCTGGATCGTATCGCCTAATATCAGACCAATGTATTATTTCTCCGGCAAAAGTTATAAATTCAGCTTATCGATCCTTACTGAGAGCCCCTTCATCAAGAGATTGAAGAAAAACAGATATGGACCAGCTATGATGGCCATTTATAATCTGATGAAGAGCCGTGACTTATACATTATGCGAAAGTATGAAATTATTTCATTTTTAAATTTTGATACTAATTTTATAGAATCAATCTTTGACGAAAACGGAATTATTTCATTGTATGACATTTTTTTAAATACAAAATTGAAATTTCACTAGGAAAAAAGATTATACTAGTTCTTAATAGTGTCTTGATATGACTGACAATAAAAGGATAATGGATATCGCTAGGATGACAAAAAGAGGTGCTTCTGTCAGAGTTACAATTCCCAAGAAAGTACTGAAAAAACTAAACTTCAAGGATGAAGATCTTATTGCATTTTATGAATCAGAAGACGGAAGGATATACATCGATCTTTTGAAGTGAGGTGTTCGTTATATCGAAACATGATTTACATGATGCCTAGCATTATAAGATAAAATATTGCGTTATCCAGAAAATTGTGTCAGACACAAGCCAGCAAATGCTTTATTCACCCAATGTGATATGTTCTTATGGTGGATAGGAACCTCACAAAGCGGGAATTGATGGTTCTGCGTTCTTTATATAACAATTCCAGGCTTTCCATAGAGGAAATATCTGAGAATACAGGAATCAGCAGAAATACTGTCGCTCAGATCATAAGAAGGCTGGAAGATGATGGTGTCATAGCAGGATACACCGTGAAGATGAATGATGATCAGCTTGAGACCGTTATAGCCATAGTGAATGGCCCGATCGATATACCTGAACATGTCGTATACGAAGATTTTTCACTCAGCAATGGAAAGCACCTCTTGATATTGGACAGATCGGCACTTTCCATGGGATTTCCATATGAATCTCTTTGGATATCCACAGGCAGGAAATTCGGCAAGGCTATGGAAGCCAGAACTGCGAAGGTATGTGATTACTGTGGAAAGACCATAGAAGGAGATCCCATAATCGTCCATAGCCACAATAGAGACTATTATGTATGTTGCCCTAACTGTGAGCACGATATCAAAAAGAGATTGAAGATTGAATAGCTGCCAGCATCATATGTCAAGCTCACCCATACCCATTATCAGGATCACAAAACCCACAAAAGAGAAGAGCAGAGCAAGCCAGCTACCTATCTGATGCGGTCCTATCTGGCTGTTTATAGTTGGAAACATCTGATAATCGAGAAACACCGGTATTGAGATTATCAGAAGCACTATGCCGGCGATCACTTTCCCATATGACCTCTTTTTTTCCATGATCATGCGCTGTATGCTCTTCAAAATCCGCTCACCCCCAGCAACACAAATGCGAATGCGTAAAGGATCAGTGGGGTTATAACGGTCCTCATTGATATCTTCCCATTTCTAGAGTGGTTGTGGTATATAGATATCACGTAAAGTATGAGCGATGCCACCATGACGATTATTGTGAATAGTTCAAGCGAAAAGAGATACCGGCCGTAGCTTCCAAAAACCGGAGACGTCATCTGATTTATGGGCTCATGGTACATAACAGCTATGGGTTTGATTATCAGCGTGTACAGTATCAGCGTGATAGATCCGAATATATAAACCATCATCGAAGAATAATAGAGTTTGAGTGAAAATCTGTCCATTTATCCCACCTCCATCTCATGTCTCATTATTATGAATGCTATCACGCCGCTCAGTATAAGGTCCACAGCAAATACAACAGCCCAGACCCTCTGATCTCCGGTACTGTTGCTCAGCGCTATTATCCACAGTACAACGGCTATTATTAACTGAAGACCACCGATGGAATACACCGCTTTAACGGACGCATTCATGATTCTTCACCATCCTTTCTTGCAAACCTCATGGCATAAACTGTGGCAAATGAGACAAACGTTATACCCCACCACATGAACATGGTCAGCAACCTTGTCTGGGACAGCCCAGGCTGGCTTGCCCCCCAGAGAGCTATTGTAGGTATGCCGATTATGATGAACACTCCAAAAGCTGTTATAGCTGGCCTGTCCAGAGGATGCGTACCCTTATACCTGTCGATGAATGGAAGTATCAGCAAGAATACAAAGAAGGCGAGGACTAGAGGTACACCACCGGTGGTCAGTCCGTAGCCAGCGGTATCCATTAGCTTGTAAACAGGCAATATATACCAATCCGGGAATGGTAGCGTTCCGTAGGCAGGAAGGCCGTACGCGTCTGGTATAACCTGTGGGAAGACTGCGGAGAATACCAGTATTATTCCTATGAACATGAGAGAGAGAAAAACCGTATAAAGCAAGTTAACGGGGAACCATGGAACCATCTTTTCGTTCTTTTCATATTTCACGCCATAGGGTCCAGACTTTTCAAAGAGAAAGAAGTGTACAAATGCCACGATTATTATGAGCGTGGATAGGATCATAACGTGTAGACCCAGTATATGTGAAAACGTCTGTGCTGTCGTGCCGTTTCCAACGAGAATGGAAATGAGCCAGTTGGATAAACCTGGCAGGAGTCTTCCAATTATGCTTCTCTCTATCAGAAGCTCTCCTACATGCGTTGCGGCAACACTGATATAAGTGTAGGTGAGCATATATCCAACTATCGCCGTTGTATAGACAAGTATGAAGAGCACGACTCCAAGGATCCACTGCAACCAGCGCCATTTCCCCTTATATGCCCCCACGAAATAATTTCTCAGCATATGGGCATAGACCAGAACTATCATCGCATACGCCATGTAAAGATGTGATGTGAGAAGCGCATAACCAAATGGAACAGTTGTCGTTATAGCCAGCGTTGATGAGTATGGATGCCCGCTCTGATAATAATAGAATAGCAGCATTCCTGAAACGGCAAGATAGGCAACCGCAGCCATCAGGAATGATCCGGTCCAGTAATCCAACCTGAATTCCTTTCTGGATATTGGTCTAAGCACTATCTTATATGATCCAGGGTATTCCACGTCTTCCTCCATCAGCTTCGTTATATCGTATTCATTCTTTTCCATATATCAGAACCTCCCGCTCCATTTGAAGTTAGAACTAGACACAACGACTGTCTTGTAATTACCAATCGTATTATCATATGGAAGCGCGGTTCCTCCAGAAAGGTTCTCCTCAACTACCTCTGGCCCGTATACCTCTCCATTGGG from Thermoplasma sp. Kam2015 encodes:
- a CDS encoding AbrB/MazE/SpoVT family DNA-binding domain-containing protein, whose translation is MTDNKRIMDIARMTKRGASVRVTIPKKVLKKLNFKDEDLIAFYESEDGRIYIDLLK
- a CDS encoding ATP-binding protein → MFDYEPSIYSKCEFRSGILIGYQIDGSPYFINEEALSGHLSITGKTGTGKSSYLRFLIKNMDSIDGNMVIIDPHGTLMDSVYASEREIVYVGTDSVRSGDSDIKIMMNVLDQDADPDMTAGWIRSIFSSSSFSNNTWGPRLDVMFRSVLSEFIKNTEKPTLSKFFSIMATPVKTRSFVSELRDGPVKDLISGFISDRSYWREYSASTLNKILPIISSDRIYPLVSSERSLDLYSIMSESGKLVFVDVSKGKIPPDASSQVSYLMLMKIWFDSIKRYEAGKIVNTYIFVDEAQNIPAGILETVLSEGRKYGMRLVLSNQYMDQASSYQAALFGNVRNYISFQVSPADAALLSRTAKEDQRKRMMSVLTEQHLHKFVVWSSDQMIAPTSLSFIPPDVVKDDRIRRSILKYGFSMEKRQETETKITLHSQLIMDFARYLYENGINVQFGHFSNLIPDMHFYLGGSVYIVESEISDLQHPDRVLEKIRNYRNFNLIFITDGDRIVDLYDLIFKRRDIQSDGTINFGGSVKAHISDLSGIFERIWIVSPNIRPMYYFSGKSYKFSLSILTESPFIKRLKKNRYGPAMMAIYNLMKSRDLYIMRKYEIISFLNFDTNFIESIFDENGIISLYDIFLNTKLKFH
- a CDS encoding TRASH domain-containing protein, translating into MVDRNLTKRELMVLRSLYNNSRLSIEEISENTGISRNTVAQIIRRLEDDGVIAGYTVKMNDDQLETVIAIVNGPIDIPEHVVYEDFSLSNGKHLLILDRSALSMGFPYESLWISTGRKFGKAMEARTAKVCDYCGKTIEGDPIIVHSHNRDYYVCCPNCEHDIKKRLKIE
- a CDS encoding cytochrome bc complex cytochrome b subunit gives rise to the protein MEKNEYDITKLMEEDVEYPGSYKIVLRPISRKEFRLDYWTGSFLMAAVAYLAVSGMLLFYYYQSGHPYSSTLAITTTVPFGYALLTSHLYMAYAMIVLVYAHMLRNYFVGAYKGKWRWLQWILGVVLFILVYTTAIVGYMLTYTYISVAATHVGELLIERSIIGRLLPGLSNWLISILVGNGTTAQTFSHILGLHVMILSTLIIIVAFVHFFLFEKSGPYGVKYEKNEKMVPWFPVNLLYTVFLSLMFIGIILVFSAVFPQVIPDAYGLPAYGTLPFPDWYILPVYKLMDTAGYGLTTGGVPLVLAFFVFLLILPFIDRYKGTHPLDRPAITAFGVFIIIGIPTIALWGASQPGLSQTRLLTMFMWWGITFVSFATVYAMRFARKDGEES